Genomic segment of Paenibacillus sp. FSL R5-0623:
TTCCTGATAACTTGAGAAGCGCGCAATCACAGAAGCAGGGAGGGGAGAAGACGTGAAGCCGGCAGATATCGTGCCACCAAGTCGGGGTGCAACCGGACTTCACTCGTCTGGTCTGGGCGCTCGGCTCGGAGATGCGGGACGTTATCTGTGGCGATACCGGATACTATATCTGCTCTCCTTACCGGGTATCCTGTATTTTTTCCTCTTCAAATATGTACCTTTATTCGGTTCAGTGATTGCCTTTCAGAACTACAACATTTTTAAAGGTATCACCGGAAGTGATTGGGTAGGTCTGGAGCATTTCCAGAAGATGTTCAGCCATTATGATTTTTTAAGAATTCTCAATAACACACTTTTGCTTGGATTATATGATCTGGTGATTGCATTCCCGGTGCCAATTGTGCTGGCGATTCTGCTGAATGAAGTGCGGATGATTATGTTCAAGCGTATGCTGCAAACGATTGTATACATGCCTCACTTTCTGTCATGGGTTGTCATTAGCGGAATATTCATGGGTATTTTCTCAATGGATGCCGGTGTGGTTAACAAGGCACTCGAATTTCTGGGGATGCAGCCGGTCTACTTTCTTGGAGAAGACTCGTACATTCGCTTCATTCTGATCGGTTCGGGGATCTGGCGCGACTCCGGCTACGGCACGATTATTTTCCTGGCTGCCATTGCGGGCATCAATCCCGATCTGTATGAGGCGGCAGAGGTGGATGGAGCCGGACGTTTGAAGCAAATATGGTCTATTACTCTGCCATCCTTGCTGCCCACGATTATGATTCTGTTGCTGCTGCACATCGGGAAGTTCCTTGATCTGGGTTTTGAGCGTGTGTTTGTATTCCTGAATCCGCTTAATCTGGAATCTGGCGAGATTCTCGATACGTACATCTACAAAGCCGGACTTCTCTCACAGCAATACAGCTATACAACAGCCATCGGATTGTTCAAGTCGGTCGTGGGTTTAATGCTTATTCTACTCGGTAACTTCTTTAGCAAAAAAACAACCGGCGAAAGCCTGTATTAGGAGGCGAGATGGATGCGTACCCCCAGTGTCCGTTACCGTATATTTCGCATTGGAAATCTCGTTTTTCTTACGCTGCTCTCGTTGACGATGATTCTGCCTTTCATTAATGTACTGGCCCAGTCACTTAGCAGCTCGGAAGCGATCATGGGCGGAAAGGTTAGCTTCTGGCCTGTAGCTTTTACCTGGATCAATTACGAATATGTATTCGGCGATGCTGCCTTCTGGCGGGCCTTTGCGGTATCGGTTGGGGTAACGTTAGTGGGTACGCTAATCAATCTCGCCGCAACGGCATCACTCGCGTATCCCGTGTCCCGTCCAGAGTACAAGGGGCGCTCTCTTGTTGTCATGTTTGTCCTGGTGACCGTCGTATTCTCGGCGCCGCTCATTCCGAACTTTATCCTGATGAAGGAGTTGCATCTGGTCAACAATCCACTGGTGCTGATTGTGCCAGGAGCGATTAACGCCTTTAACTTTTTCGTCATGCGTTCGTTCTTCTCACAGCTACCGGGTGAACTGATCGATGCCGCCCGCATCGATGGCTGTGGGGAGTTTGGCATCATCTGGCGTATCGTTATTCCATTGTCCAAACCGGCCATGGCATCACTCGGCATTTTCTATGCGGTGGGCCACTGGAATGCGTATTCCACCGCGCTTTATTATCTGAACGATCCAGCCTGGTGGCCGATCCAGGTCACACTCAAGAAGCTGTTTGAGAGTGACGATATTTCCGTCGATCCGGGTTCTGCCGTCTATAGCACCCTTGCACATACATCGCCGGAAGGTATCAAAATGGCGACCATCATCATCGCCACCTTGCCAATCATTATCATTTACCCTTTCCTGCAAAAGCATTTTGTAAAAGGAATCATGGTCGGCTCCGTCAAATCTTAACTACAAGCAGCATACAGATCTGACGGAAACGGGGGAATGGCGATGTTCAGAATCTTGATTACGGACGATGAACCGATGATTCGGATGGGTCTGGCGAAGATGATCAAGCAAGCGGGGCTGTTCGACTGTGAGATACGACAGGCAGCGCATGGGGAAGAGGCCCTTCAGGTGGTAGAGACCTTTCGGCCACACATCCTGTTTACGGATATCCGCATGCCAACGATGGATGGTATTGAGTTGTGCCGACGTTTATCCGAGCAAGGCAGTACGATGCGCATTATTGTAGTCTCCGGTTATTCAGACTTTGAATATGCAAGAGCCTGTATGGATTATGGGGTAAAACGATATCTGCTCAAGCCAGTGGGACGACAGGAGCTTCATGAACTGCTGCTCAAATTGCTGGCATCCGAAGAGGATAAACCTACGGTATCCCTTGTACCCGTGAGGGAGCTGAATGATTGGGCCATGCGTCTGGAAGAGGCTATATGGGAGTTAAGGCAATCCGATGTGACGGAGCTGCTCGCAGCATGGTCGAATCGTTATCCGGCATATGCCCTGATGCCTGAGCAGACAGCGGAGCTTTTTCAGGAATTGTTGGAATTGATTGTGGCCCGCATGAATGCACGGGGAAACGGATCGATGAGTACGTCCAGTAAGATGATTGTAAGCGCTTCCTCTGAGGAATGCTTCGAGGCTCTGGGCAACGAAATCCAGACGTTGATGAATAGAATCAAGGAAAAGCGCAGTGGCAAGCGCAAGCATCCAGTGGAAGAAGCAAAAGCCTATCTGGAGAAGCACTTGCGCCGTGAAGTTTCACTGGACGAGATTGCTGCCAAGCTTGGACTGAACCCGTCCTACTTCAGCCAACTGTTTAAACAGACGACCGGTCAGACCTTTATCCAATACCGAATACGCAGCAAAATGGAACTGGCCAAACGCATGCTGGAACAGCCGGGCAACCGCATTACGGATATATCCTACGAAGTGGGGTATGCGGATCATCCCCATTTTACCAAGACATTCAAGAAAATTACCGGACTGACCCCGTCCGAATATCGCAGTAAGTTGGGCATTGAATGATGAAGCGCAGCCTGTCGATCCGCCTGTTCTTTCATTTTGCCATCGTAATTACGTTGTCCCTGTCTGCCATTGGCTTGTTTACCTATACCTATGCCTCGACTGAGATGAACGATCAGCTGGCGGACAACATTGCCCAAACGATGCGTAATACGGCGTACCAGACCGATCTGTATTTGCAAAATTATGATCGCGCAACCTACTCCATCCTCTCAAATGGAAGTGTGAAGCACTTCCTCGATATGAGTTCGGAGGATAGTTATGCCTATTACGAGTATAGCCGTCAGATTAAAAGGAACGTGTTCCCGCCTGTTTTTATGTTATATCCACAGATCAAGTTTCTGTATGTTATCGGGGAGAACGGGAGGGTTGTCCTCGATGACAACCAGAATTCAGCGGGCATACCCGATATCGATGCTGCACAGCAGTATAAGGAGTTGCTTGCTGTAACCCCTGCGAATGGCGAATCGACTTTGCTTACCCGCAGTATTCGCAGTGGACAGAATGCAAACGTCATTACGATTGCGCGCCGGATCAGGGGCGTATCCTCCTATACACCAAACGGAGTGCTGGCGATGGAAGTGAATGTGCTGGAACTTGACAACATCTGGGGAGAACTCGATCTCGGTCAAGGGGGCTATCAGTATGTGATGGATCAGAACGGAAATGTTATCTACACTCCTGGGGACGAAGAGGCGCAGACCGTGATGTCGTCCAGCACCGTGAACAGGCTTATGCACATGGAGGCAGGGTCTCTGGAACAGAACACGGATGGCACCAAACGGCTGTTTATATCGGAGCTGTCTGCCTATTCGGGCTGGCGCTTTGTCGCTTCCGTGCCGCTGTCGGAGCTTCAAAGGCCGATTGCAACGATCCGCTCAGCCACATTATGGGTTGGTGCAGGGACCTTGCTCGCTGCGCTTGTTGTGGCCTACCGGATCGGAGCATCTCAAGTGGAACCCATTCGGGTGCTGATGAACGGAATGAGACAGACGGAGAAGGGAATCTGGAACAAGGTGGAGATGAAGGAAAGGCGCGATGAGATCGGAGTGCTGATCCGCAGCTATAATCTGATGGTCAGCCGTTTGTCGGACATGATTGAGAGTGTATATGAGTCGGAGTTGCGCCGCCAGAAGTCGGAAATTGAGCTACAGCAGGAAGCGTTGGAACGACACCGTGCGGAATTTCAGGCGCTCCAGTTGCAGATCAATCCGCATTTTCTCTACAACACATTGGAGACAATCAAATGTTATGCCGTCGTACAGGATTCCGAAGAAATTACGCAGATGGTGGAATCGATGGCTCATATGCTCCGTTATTCCATTCAGACCAATCTGGAGGAGATTACGGTTGCCAATGAGCTGAAGCATGTGCTGGCCTACCTTTCCATCATGAACCATCGTATGGATCGGGAGCTTGAAGTTGAGGTCATCATTGCACCGGATCTATTGTTGGAAAAAATGGTTCGTCTCACCCTCCAGCCCCTGGTGGAAAATGTGCTGCAACATGCATTTCCACGGGGCATGGAACCGGGTCATTTTATCCGCATCGATGCTCGGCGTCTGGAAGATCGATTTCTTGTCATCGTCCAGGATAATGGCATGGGCATGAGCAATATACGTCTGGAGAAGCTGCGTCGCCGTCTGGAATTGAACCGTCTGGCAGGTGAAGACACCGATGATGTTTATCATCGCGGGGGGATCGGACTTATGAATGTACATCGCCGGATTCAGCTTGTATTTGGAGAAACGTACGGCTTGATGATGGAGAGTGAGGAAGGCTTGGGAACGACCATTACGATGGCGCTTCCGGCGGACCAGCACAGCAAGCGAATTTAATTCAAACCAATAACAAGGAGGAAGTTAGAGCATGAATATCAATTTACAGAACAAAATCGCATTGGTAACAGGTTCCAGTGGAGGAATTGGTGCTGCTATTGCAGGAGCGTTGGCTCGTTGCGGGGCGAAGGTCGCTGTGAATGGTCTGCATAATATGGAGCGGGCGGAGGAAGTCGTGACTGCCATCCGGGATGCTGGTGGTGAAGCGGCGGCATTTCAGGCAGATGTGACGGATACGGATGCGATCAGAGCGATGGTTGAAGAGATTACACCCCGTTTCGGCGGTTCAATTGACCTGTTGGTTAACAACGCGGGACATCTGGTGGAGCGAAGCCCCATTGAAACGATGAGTGAGGAGCTGTACAGCCGGATTATGGATGTCAATCTGAAGAGCACCGTCTTTGTCTCCAAAGCAGTCATTCCTGGCATGAAGGCGGCTGGTGGCGGACGAATTATCAATCTGACCTCCGTAGCGGCCCATAATGGGGGCGGGCCGGGTGCAGCGATTTACGCAGCATCCAAGGCGGCTGTCATGGCGTTAACCAAAGGGCTTGCCAAAGAGCTTGCCTCTGGCGGGATTACGGTGAATGCGCTCTCCCCCGGCTTCATCGGACAAACGGCGTTCCATGCTACGTTCACCTCAGCAGAAGGTCGGTCTTCTGCGGTAAACAGCATCCCACTTGGACGGGAAGGAACTCCCGATGATGTCGCAGGAGCGGCGTTGTACCTGTGTTCCGACCTGGGTTCTTTTATAACCGGAGAGACGCTTGAAATCAATGGCGGCATGTATATGCGTTGATGTTACAACATTGCGATAAGGAGGGGACAAAACGATGGAAGTGAAGCGAAAACTTGCAGAAAAGTCCTTGTACCAACCCATCAGCGGGCCGTTCCATGTGGACTATGCGCCTGACGAGCATACCGTTCTGGCAGAGAATCCGCCAAGGTTTACCTGGATGGCGGCACAGCAGGAGGATGAGAATGCCTATCTGCTGCAAGTGTCGGCGAGCCCTTCTTTTCAGGAAGAAGAGACGATGACCTTTGCGCCGATTCCGTATAACTTTTTCACGCCAGGCCGGGTGTTTAAACCTGGGGATTATTATTGGCGATATGCGCTGCTTGTAGATCACCCAGTGCAGCAGCAAGGGAGCGAATACGAAGCGCATGTCTCACAGGGGAAGCAAGGGAGTGAAGCCGAAGCGCATGTCTCACAGGGGAAGCAAGGGAGTGAAGCCGAAGGGCATGCCTCGCAAGGGAAGCAAGGAGAAATGTCGGCTTGGAGTGAGGTGCGGCGGTTCACTGTGCCAGTGGGATTACCCGAGACACCGCTACCTTCTCGGGCGCAGCGATACGATTCCACAGACATGTCTCACCCCCGGCTGTGGCTTGGTGAGCGTGGGCTGAATGCACTTGCCGATGGTGTTGCGTCCGATTCCACGTATTGCGGCTGGGATGCGTTTATGGCAAATTCCGTGGAACCGTGGGCAAATCGTGAGCCCATTCGTGAACCGCAGCCTTACCCGGAGAACAAACGTGTCGCCGTACTCTGGAGGCAAATGTACATTGACTGTCAGGAAGTGTTATATGCGATTCGTCATCTGAGTATCGCTGGGCGGGTGCTGCGAGACGAACGGCTACTTGATGCGGCGAAAACCTGGCTGTTGCATGTGGCGGCCTGGGATACGGCGGGAACGACCTCCCGCGATTATAATGACGAGGCGGCCTTTCGGGTTGCCGCTGCGCTTGCTTGGGGTTATGACTGGTTGCATGATGAGTTGAACAGTGAAGAGCAGGAAGTGGTCAGGCGCAGTTTGCTTCGGCGGACAGAACAGGTAGCCCAGCATGTGATGGTCCGCTCGAAGATTCATCATGTGCCCTATGACAGCCATGCGGTGCGTTCATTGTCCTCCGTGCTTGTGCCCTGCTGTATGTCCTTGTTGCATGAGGAGCAGCAGGCTGCACAGTGGCTGGATTATGCAATCGATTATTATGCCTGTCTGTACTCCCCTTGGGGAGGAAGTGATGGAGGCTGGGCTGAAGGTCCAATGTATTGGACAACAGGCATGGCCTATGTGACCGAAGCGATGAATTTGCTGCGAAACTATGCGGGCATCGACTTTTTCCGTCGGCCATTTTTCCAGCGTACCGGGGATTTTCCTTTCTACGTCTATCCGCCTGATGCACGGCGCGCCAGCTTTGGGGACCAGTCTACGCTGGGTGACCCGGTAAACTTGAAAACAGGTTATCTTGTGCGCCAACTGGCGGGGGTTACAGGCAACCGCTGGTACCAGTGGTACTTTGAGCGTGTACGCCAATCCGATCCGAGGACAGAGGGAGCTTTTTATAACTACGGTTGGTGGGACTTTAACTTTGACGATCTGGTATACCGCCACGATTATCCCCAGGTGGAGGAAGAGTCGCCTGTGAACATCGAGCCGCTGAAGTGGTTCCGTGATGTGGGGTGGGTAGCCATGCATCATCGGATGGATGATCCGGATGAGCATATCATGCTGCTTCTCAAGTCAAGCCGTTATGGCTCGATCAGCCACAGTCATGCGGATCAGAACAGCTTTACTCTGCATGCATTCGGTGAGCCGCTCGCGGCGGATACAGGCTATTATATCGCGCACGGAAGTTCCTTTCACCGGGAATGGCGCAGGCAGACACGCTCCAAAAACAATCTGCTGATTGGCGGAGCAGGGCAGTATGCCGAGAACAACAAGGTGCTGAATATGGCCGCAACCGGACAGATCGAAGAGGCCTATTGGCGGGATGGTGATGGTTATGTACGCGCGGTAGCGACTGATGCCTATGCCAGCACCGTACCCCATGTGAAGCGTGTTGTACGGGAGATTCATTATCTGCAATCATCCTATTTCGTCATGGTGGACCACATTGACCTGGAGAAACCGGACAGCATTCAATGGCTGTTCCATGCGCTGCACCCGCTACAGTTGAAAGGGCAGAGCTTCCGCCTGAACGGTACTAAGGCGGGGCTTGAGGGGACATTTGTCTATGCTTCCTCCGGTGAGCTGGCGCTTAGCCAGACGGATCAATTTGCAGAGGTGGACCCGGCAGAGTACGAAGGGCTGGACCGACATTATCATCTGAGTGCGGAAACGCGGCCTGCCACAAGTCATACAATTGTAACGCTGCTTGTACCATATAAGATCGAGGAGCCGAAGTATGTCCCTTATTTCATCGATGACCAGGATCACGGCATCCATCTCTATTTTACCGACAACGGTGTAACAAAGAAGATCGAGGTATCCAAGACGTACTAGTAAGTGATGACCTAAAGAAAACGCAATCTCATCTAAAACATCCCCATTGTTGCAGGCGGTGGGGATGTTTTATCATCTTAATGAAAGCGCTTCACTGACAAGTGATACCTAAACCTAAATCAGGATGAAAAGAGGGGTAGCATGAAAAAGTGGATGGTCACAGGCATGGCGCTATTGCTGGCGGCAACCGTCATGGCAGGATGCAGCACTGGAAGCGGGGCGAAATCTGGTGAGAATGGGGGAGACGGCAAGACGAGCTTCTCCATGTCACTACGAACGCTGGCGTATACGTATGTGGAGAAGTCACCCGACATCAACCAGGATAAATGGGTGAAAAAGCTGGAGGATCTGACCAATACCGATCTCAAAATTGTCCTGGTGCCTCATAAGGAATATGAGCAGAAAATGGTCCAAATGTTTGCCACCAATGATATTCCTGATGTGGTGCAGGGTGACGGCGGCGTCAACGGCAAGGAGATGGCCGGCTCAGTCGAAGCTGGGGTATTCCAGCCGCTGGATGAGCTGTTGCAGCAGTATGGGCAAGATTTGCTGAAAGCTGTGCCGAAGGAAGCCTGGGACCAGGTCACCCATGACGGCCAAATCTATGCCATCCCCGAATATCTATCCAATCCATCCCGCCGGGCAACCTGGATTCGTAAGGATCTGCTGGATCAAACCGGATTGCCGGTGCCTACCACGGTGGAGGAGACAATGGAAGTGCTGCGCGCCTTTAAAAAGCTTGGCGTGGAGAATCCATATATGGGGCGTGAAGATTTCAAATATGCAGATACCTTCTTTGGTGCCTATGATGTGCAACAGTTCCTCTCCATGATGGAGCAGCAGGGCGACCAGATTGTACCCAAGTTCATGGATAACGAGAATATGCAGCAAGCCCTGACGGTTTATAAGACAATGTACGAAGAAGGGCTGATTAACAAAGAGTTTGCGACCATCAATTCGACGGTATTCAAAAATACGATTCTCTCCGGTAAGGCGGGTATGTGGTCCATGAACGCCAACGAACTGATTCAATGGGAGAAGCAGATTAAAGCGTCGGTTCCCGATGCCAAAATCGAAATTATCCCTTCCCCTGTTGGCCCGGACGGTAAAGGTGGTTACTATCTGTACGGTCCGGTGACGCGTGCTTACTTTATTAATAAGGATGCGGCTGATCCGGCTTCCATTATCCGTTTCTTCAACTGGATGGTGTCTGACGAAGCGGAGAAGTTCTTCACGTACGGCACGGAAGGAGAGACCTATACAGAGGATAATGGTGTGATTGCATATACAGCTCCGACAGACTCTGCTGGCGTGGACGAGGAGCGTTACCGTCAATCCTTCTTATGGTTTGTACAGGACACAACATACAACAAAGGCTCCCTATCCCTGACTGAAGAAGGCAGAAAGTTGATGAATATCTATGATACGGTTTTAGCCAAAGAAGGTCGGGATGGCATCAACTTTGATCCGCGGTTGGAGGCTTTTGTACAGAATCCGGAGATTGCTCCCAATTCGGATACACCCCCTCAGGTATTGCTTACTCACATGATCAAGATGGTTTATGGTAAGGAGCCGATCTCCGATTGGCCGAAGGTAGTTGAGGAATGGAAATCCAAAGGTGGCGATCAGGCCATTGAGGAAGCCACTCAGAAATTCAAGGACGGGGAAGGCATATCTTTGCCGCGTCGCTAGAATTGTGCGGTATAAGCAATGATTACCATGAACAATAGGATGTCCTGCTCACCGTGCGGAAGAAACAAGTCAACAAGAAGCAGCAGCTCTGGAGAACGGACAGATCGCAAAGGTATAACGTCAGAAGATTGGACTACCGTGCGGAGGGGATACAAGTGAATAAATTGTTCAAAACGTGGAAAAAGCGCGTTGTCCTTGTTGCCATGTCTATGATTCTCATTAACGGCACCATCGTTCCCGTGCATGAAGTTCGGGCGATGGAAGATGCTGTTCCTAGCTCTATTCTCAACCCTACACAGGAAGAAAGAGAAAATCTCTCGGAACCGGAGGGCCCGGAGTTGGAGATATACGCGGAAAACTTTGATGACCCGGACAATTTTGGCTCTACAGGTGGAATTGCATTGAGAGCTCCCTGGCTCCAGGAAGGGGGAGGAGGAAGCAAGGCCAAGACGTCATTTTCCACAACTGCTCCCTCGCTGCCCAATATGATCAAGATGGACGGAACCGATGCGCTTGCACTGCCTCTAAACTTGACTGGGTACGGAAATATTCGGCTGAGCTACTACACGCGTGCTTCCTCCTATATAAGTGGAAGTGTGATTATTGAATGGTCGAAGGATGGTGGTACATCCTGGGCAATGCTGGAGACATTTGAACTTCCCCCGGGCACCCCGGACCTGAAGAACAAGGAAGGCAATACGCTAAAAAGCTGGACGCTGGGTTCGGAAGCGAACAATAACAGCAAGGTTAAAATTCGATTTCGGACAGGAGACGCCATGCAGGCCAACATGTATATCGACAATGTTGCCATTTACGGTCAAGCCATTCCCGGCATAACGCCTGCCCCATCCCCAGTGCCGCCTGGAGAAGGGGATACTGAATTTACGCCACCCCAAGGAGTGACTTTATACGAGGATGTGGAGATCGGCATGGCTGGTGGGCGGGCGATGTATTCGTCCATTGCCGTTCCCGAGACAGCGGCAGCTGAACCGATGCCAGTCATGGTTTATATCCATGGAGGTGGATGGAATCACGGGGACCGGAAGCAGGCACTGAACTCCATATGCAACTATGTACTCAAACGCGGTTACATCGGTGTGTCTCTGGACTACCGACTGACGCCTGAGGCACCTTTCCCTGCCCAGATTCAGGATGTGAAGCTTGCTATTCGATACCTGCGAGCTCATGCGGCGCAGTACAATCTGGACCCAAGCCGTATTGGTGTCTGGGGATCATCGGCGGGCGGACATCTGGCTGCATTGCTCGGTACAACAGGGGACATGGTCGCTGGTGACACTGTAGAGCTCGATACAGGGGTGACGGTAGATGTACCTGATCTGGAAGGTTCCGGCGGATGGCCTGAGTATTCCGACAAAGTGCAGGCGGTCGCCGACTGGTATGGACCCGCTGATTTTACGACGACATTTGCCAATAACTATAGCTCGGTCACGGCTCTGCTTGGCGGGCACCGTGCATTCGATGTACCGGAACAGGCCAGACTTGCCATGCCGGGCACCTATGCTTCACCGGATGATCCACCATTCTGGATTCGGCACGGTGATGCTGACGCCACCATTCCTTATACCGACAGTGTTACTTTTGCGGGACAGCTTCAATCTGCGGGTGTACCGATTGTGGATATGAAAGTCGTACCTGGCCAGGGCCATGGATTTACAGGGACGGCTTCCGAGACTGCGAACGCAGAGGCATGGGCCTTCCTGGATGAACATGTGAAGAACCGGATCGTTGCGGAGCCCATAATTTTCAAAAGCAATCCTCAAGACACTTCGCCTGGAGATGAACAAGTGGATGAAGAAAAACCGTTGATTGAAAAGGTCATCGCCAGTAAGCTGCCAAGCGACGATGCGGCGATTGACAGCAGCAAGCCTGACCTGAATTTCAATCAGTCTACAGGTTCCAGCACTGGATTACTAAGCATCTCTTCCACTTCAACGACCCAAAAATATGTGTACTTCAAATTTGATATGTCCGGAAATGAGCCGGAAGGAGATCGGTATCGATTGCGGATTGCGGCCAAGAAAGGCACATCAAATGTTGATACCAAGTTGTCTCTGTACGGTTTGAATGAAACAGACTGGAGCGAATCTTCGTTAACCTGGTCGAATGCTCCGGTCCAAAGTCTGAGCGAAGGTTCGCTGCTGGACACAGTCCAGGTTACGGCAGATCGGAATGGAAGCCCGGCCGTCTATGAAGTGGATGTAACCGATGTTGTGAAGAGTCGTCCAGATGCGGGGCAGGTTGCATTTTTGCTTGCGGATGCGGAATCAACGGGTGTTTCCGTGAACGTATACACCAAGGAAGCGAACGGAACGAGTAATCCGCGTCCACAGTTATCTGTCATTGCTTTGATTGAAGAGGGCAGTGATGACACGCAGTCACCCGAATGGGAGCAGGGAGCCGAGCTGGAGATTCGCAACTGGGGAACGGATTTTGCGGAACTGAGATGGCCTGCTGCCAGTGACGATACGGCTGTATCTGCCTACCGGATTTATCGGGATGGAGTTCTGCTGAGCGAACAAGGTAAGCAGTCATTCCGGGACAGTGGACTTGCAGCGGAAACACCATATACATTTCAAGTGAGGGCGATTGACGAAGCGGGCAACATCAGCAGTGCTTTATCAACCGAAATGACAACCCTTGGCGTTCCAGTATCGTCTCTGCCTGTGGCTTCTGTCACGGCAAGTGGTAGCGACGGCAACCTGGCGGCCAATACCCTCGACAATAACAGCTATACACGCTGGTCTGTTGCAGGAGAGGGGCAATGGATCACGTATGATCTGGGTCAGGTTCAGCAAGTGGGCTATGTTGGGATTGGTTTTTACAAAGGGGATGTCCGAAAGACATCTTTTGAGATGGAATCGTCTGTTGACGGTGAGCAGTGGACCCAGATATTTAACGGCGAAAGCAGTGGGGATACAACCGAAATGCAGGCATTTGATATCCCAGACACTTCTGTACGTTATGTACGGATCACCGGGCATGGCAATTCCGATGCAAGTATTTACACAAGTCTGACCGATGTGCATCTGTATGCCCCTTTTGCAAGGGGAGGGACACCTGTGGCTCTGATTCCATACGTCGTGCCACAACCACCTGAAGGGACGATGCCCTTTATCGCTCCAGGTCTGACGGAAACAGACGGCACACCACATGCTGTCCATGCTCCACATGCCGTGACCGGACGTACAATTGATGTACGGGATTATGGAGCAGATCCTGCCAACAACACGAGTGATGACCGACCAGCAATACAGGCCGCCATTGATGAGGCTAACGTGGGTGATGAAGTGTTTTTACCCAATGGAGTGTACAATTTGTTATCCGGGCCGGATGGAGCCACCAACCTGATGCTCAAATCCGGGGTGAATCTGAGAGGGGAGAGCCGTGAAGGAACCGTGCTCCAGACATCGCTGGATCAGGTGACGGGCAGTACCGTTCTGAAGGCATCAGCACAGCACAGCATTCTCGTATCCAACATGACCCTAACTTCATCCTGGTCCGGCAGCTACACGACTGATCATCAATCCAATAATCCCTCCTCAGGGGGACCGGATAGTCTGATTCACATCGCCAATTATGGCGAGGTACCATCATATGACATTACGATTGACGGCGTAATTGTGGAAAAGTTCAAACGAATGGCTATCCGAATTGAGCACAGCCGCGATGTTGTTGTGAAGCATGCAACCTTCC
This window contains:
- a CDS encoding ABC transporter permease subunit, which translates into the protein MGARLGDAGRYLWRYRILYLLSLPGILYFFLFKYVPLFGSVIAFQNYNIFKGITGSDWVGLEHFQKMFSHYDFLRILNNTLLLGLYDLVIAFPVPIVLAILLNEVRMIMFKRMLQTIVYMPHFLSWVVISGIFMGIFSMDAGVVNKALEFLGMQPVYFLGEDSYIRFILIGSGIWRDSGYGTIIFLAAIAGINPDLYEAAEVDGAGRLKQIWSITLPSLLPTIMILLLLHIGKFLDLGFERVFVFLNPLNLESGEILDTYIYKAGLLSQQYSYTTAIGLFKSVVGLMLILLGNFFSKKTTGESLY
- a CDS encoding carbohydrate ABC transporter permease — translated: MRTPSVRYRIFRIGNLVFLTLLSLTMILPFINVLAQSLSSSEAIMGGKVSFWPVAFTWINYEYVFGDAAFWRAFAVSVGVTLVGTLINLAATASLAYPVSRPEYKGRSLVVMFVLVTVVFSAPLIPNFILMKELHLVNNPLVLIVPGAINAFNFFVMRSFFSQLPGELIDAARIDGCGEFGIIWRIVIPLSKPAMASLGIFYAVGHWNAYSTALYYLNDPAWWPIQVTLKKLFESDDISVDPGSAVYSTLAHTSPEGIKMATIIIATLPIIIIYPFLQKHFVKGIMVGSVKS
- a CDS encoding response regulator — encoded protein: MFRILITDDEPMIRMGLAKMIKQAGLFDCEIRQAAHGEEALQVVETFRPHILFTDIRMPTMDGIELCRRLSEQGSTMRIIVVSGYSDFEYARACMDYGVKRYLLKPVGRQELHELLLKLLASEEDKPTVSLVPVRELNDWAMRLEEAIWELRQSDVTELLAAWSNRYPAYALMPEQTAELFQELLELIVARMNARGNGSMSTSSKMIVSASSEECFEALGNEIQTLMNRIKEKRSGKRKHPVEEAKAYLEKHLRREVSLDEIAAKLGLNPSYFSQLFKQTTGQTFIQYRIRSKMELAKRMLEQPGNRITDISYEVGYADHPHFTKTFKKITGLTPSEYRSKLGIE
- a CDS encoding histidine kinase; translation: MMKRSLSIRLFFHFAIVITLSLSAIGLFTYTYASTEMNDQLADNIAQTMRNTAYQTDLYLQNYDRATYSILSNGSVKHFLDMSSEDSYAYYEYSRQIKRNVFPPVFMLYPQIKFLYVIGENGRVVLDDNQNSAGIPDIDAAQQYKELLAVTPANGESTLLTRSIRSGQNANVITIARRIRGVSSYTPNGVLAMEVNVLELDNIWGELDLGQGGYQYVMDQNGNVIYTPGDEEAQTVMSSSTVNRLMHMEAGSLEQNTDGTKRLFISELSAYSGWRFVASVPLSELQRPIATIRSATLWVGAGTLLAALVVAYRIGASQVEPIRVLMNGMRQTEKGIWNKVEMKERRDEIGVLIRSYNLMVSRLSDMIESVYESELRRQKSEIELQQEALERHRAEFQALQLQINPHFLYNTLETIKCYAVVQDSEEITQMVESMAHMLRYSIQTNLEEITVANELKHVLAYLSIMNHRMDRELEVEVIIAPDLLLEKMVRLTLQPLVENVLQHAFPRGMEPGHFIRIDARRLEDRFLVIVQDNGMGMSNIRLEKLRRRLELNRLAGEDTDDVYHRGGIGLMNVHRRIQLVFGETYGLMMESEEGLGTTITMALPADQHSKRI
- a CDS encoding glucose 1-dehydrogenase, whose amino-acid sequence is MNINLQNKIALVTGSSGGIGAAIAGALARCGAKVAVNGLHNMERAEEVVTAIRDAGGEAAAFQADVTDTDAIRAMVEEITPRFGGSIDLLVNNAGHLVERSPIETMSEELYSRIMDVNLKSTVFVSKAVIPGMKAAGGGRIINLTSVAAHNGGGPGAAIYAASKAAVMALTKGLAKELASGGITVNALSPGFIGQTAFHATFTSAEGRSSAVNSIPLGREGTPDDVAGAALYLCSDLGSFITGETLEINGGMYMR